The window CCAGGTCACGCCCGGGCGCTACGACGCCTACGAGGCGCTCCTGCGCGCGCTCGCGACCCCGAACTCCGGCCAGATCTGGATGCTGCTGTGGCACGGCCAAGCCGGCTCCCCGGACGCCCAGTACGGGAACATGGAGGTCGACAGCTACGGCTACGCCCCCTGCGTCACCTCCGCCCAGGAGCTGTCGGCCAGCGGCTGGAACCGCAGTTACGAAGTAGTCGACGGAGTCGACGTGGCCCGCACCCTGTACCCGGACCACTTCGGCCTCTGGCTCAACCCGCACGCCCCCGGCGGCGGCGTCGGCATCCCCTGGCTCGACCTGCGCCGCATCGCCACCGGCCTGGACCGCCAGCCCGCCGGTCCCCTCCGCCTGTCGGAACCCGGCATCGAGATCCCGCACTTCTATGCCCTGCTCGCCCAGAACGCCCACCGCACCCCGGCCGTCCGCGCCCTGCGCCGCGCCTGGGTGCAGCCGGCGCTCGGGGCGCCGTACCTCGCCATCGGTCTGGATGTGTACGACACCAGCCCGCCCGCCGTGGACTCGGTGCGCGCGATGATGCAGCAGTCCATCGGCGCGGTCCCGGACGGGCTGCCGGTGTCGACGGTGGCGATGTCCGACGAGTACGACCCGGTCGCGATGTGGATGCGGGCGAGCGCCCGTCCGTTCTACGACCGTGAGGCCCACGCCGCGCAGGCGCCGGCCGCCGGATACGGCTACCCACCGGTACACGGCGGCTACTGACCTGGTGACGCGCCGTCAGCCATTCACGTGGCCGACACATTTCTGCGCGCGTAGATGACGCCGAAGGTCGGTCAACGACCGATATGTCCTAACTCCCCCTCGTCCGGCGATCGTTATCCGCTGTTCGGATAACGGAATCCCCAGTGCATCATCACGGTTGCGCATACTTTCGCCGCCAGGCCTGGCGGGTGATCGTGACGACGCTGAAGACTCCCCAGTCAGACACGGGGTCGGTCGATCCTGTGATCGAGCGCAAGTCGACAAAGCCGTAATCCACGGCAGGCGTAGGCCGGTCACCACCGGCGAGAGGGGTCGGGTCACTGTGACCGCACCGATCGAGACCACCGGGGCAGCCGACGCACAGCCGGAGGCTGTGCTCAGCGGCGCCGAGAAGGGGCAGATCGAAGGCCGTTCGCTCGGGCAGATCGCCTGGTCCCGGTTCAAGAAGGACAAGGTCGCCGTCGCCGGTGGCGTCGTCGTCATCCTGCTGGTGCTGCTCGCCCTGCTGGCCCGTCCCATCCAGGCCCTCTTCGGCCTCGACCCCAACGCCTTCAACCAGGATCTGATCGACCCCAACACCTCGCTGCCCACCGGGGACTTCGGCGGGATGAGCATGGACCACCCGCTGGGCGTCGAGCC of the Streptomyces sp. NBC_00287 genome contains:
- a CDS encoding enhanced serine sensitivity protein SseB C-terminal domain-containing protein codes for the protein MSASGIAAGQVEHMLRQVTPGRYDAYEALLRALATPNSGQIWMLLWHGQAGSPDAQYGNMEVDSYGYAPCVTSAQELSASGWNRSYEVVDGVDVARTLYPDHFGLWLNPHAPGGGVGIPWLDLRRIATGLDRQPAGPLRLSEPGIEIPHFYALLAQNAHRTPAVRALRRAWVQPALGAPYLAIGLDVYDTSPPAVDSVRAMMQQSIGAVPDGLPVSTVAMSDEYDPVAMWMRASARPFYDREAHAAQAPAAGYGYPPVHGGY